Proteins encoded together in one Impatiens glandulifera chromosome 1, dImpGla2.1, whole genome shotgun sequence window:
- the LOC124922134 gene encoding large ribosomal RNA subunit accumulation protein YCED homolog 2, chloroplastic isoform X1, which produces MAEAAAAARSISATRLPQSLINPYAKSSDAKQLHFCSHESIRRRRRGSTRVSRKISVFSPQSSSLFPSSDYSRRIGDHEDDYDDDQYRSNSAFPPENTDKKGRMNGIRSGSRRRIRISTSSDGRWKGNWTSNFIFSLEELHLHDLAEQGQENTLVFIDLSIQKHAGFGFSVDGKITSSLPRKCICCGSSYITDIDTELNVWVLPSSKRNHSLPDIGSGDPSVIYVKPGCEVDLDALVLDTIRLSASIKGTCKDSCDKIEPMIIPNWEEQKKPSFNMVDKRWAKLLELRKSLYAAATQRFCRFNK; this is translated from the exons ATGGCggaagcagcagcagcagctcgTTCGATCTCGGCTACAAGGCTTCCTCAATCGCTGATAAATCCTTACGCAAAGTCATCAGATGCTAAACAACTACATTTCTGTAGTCATGAATCGatcaggaggaggaggaggggaAGTACTAGAGTTTCCAGGAAGATATCGGTCTTTTCTCCTCAATCATCGTCACTTTTTCCTTCCTCCGATTATTCAAGAAGAATTGGTGATCATGAGgatgattatgatgatgatcAGTACCGGTCCAACTCAGCATTTCCACCG GAGAATACAGACAAAAAAGGAAGAATGAATGGAATTAGGAGTGGTTCTCGTCGTCGGATCAGAATCTCAACGTCATCCGACGGTAGATGGAAGGGGAATTGGACAAGCAACTTCATCTTCTCTCTTGAGGAGCTTCATTTACATGATTTGGCTGAACAGGGTCAAGAAAATACCTTAGTATTCATCGATCTCTCCATTCAAAAG CATGCTGGGTTTGGGTTTTCAGTGGATGGGAAGATCACATCTTCATTACCTAGAAAGTGCATATGCTGCGGTTCTTCATATATCACAGAT ATTGATACAGAGTTGAATGTGTGGGTTCTGCCATCAAGCAAACGCAATCACAGCCTACCTGATATTGGATCAGGAGATCCTTCA GTCATCTATGTGAAGCCTGGGTGTGAGGTTGATCTTGATGCACTAGTACTAGACACTATTCGGCTGTCTGCCTCAATCAAA GGGACATGCAAAGACTCGTGCGATAAGATAGAACCTATGATTATCCCAA ATTGGGAGGAACAGAAGAAGCCAAGTTTTAATATGGTTGATAAAAGATGGGCAAAATTGTTGGAGTTAAGAAAAA GTCTATATGCAGCAGCAACACAAAGGTTCTGCagatttaacaaataa
- the LOC124922134 gene encoding large ribosomal RNA subunit accumulation protein YCED homolog 2, chloroplastic isoform X2: protein MAEAAAAARSISATRLPQSLINPYAKSSDAKQLHFCSHESIRRRRRGSTRVSRKISVFSPQSSSLFPSSDYSRRIGDHEDDYDDDQYRSNSAFPPENTDKKGRMNGIRSGSRRRIRISTSSDGRWKGNWTSNFIFSLEELHLHDLAEQGQENTLVFIDLSIQKHAGFGFSVDGKITSSLPRKCICCGSSYITDVIYVKPGCEVDLDALVLDTIRLSASIKGTCKDSCDKIEPMIIPNWEEQKKPSFNMVDKRWAKLLELRKSLYAAATQRFCRFNK, encoded by the exons ATGGCggaagcagcagcagcagctcgTTCGATCTCGGCTACAAGGCTTCCTCAATCGCTGATAAATCCTTACGCAAAGTCATCAGATGCTAAACAACTACATTTCTGTAGTCATGAATCGatcaggaggaggaggaggggaAGTACTAGAGTTTCCAGGAAGATATCGGTCTTTTCTCCTCAATCATCGTCACTTTTTCCTTCCTCCGATTATTCAAGAAGAATTGGTGATCATGAGgatgattatgatgatgatcAGTACCGGTCCAACTCAGCATTTCCACCG GAGAATACAGACAAAAAAGGAAGAATGAATGGAATTAGGAGTGGTTCTCGTCGTCGGATCAGAATCTCAACGTCATCCGACGGTAGATGGAAGGGGAATTGGACAAGCAACTTCATCTTCTCTCTTGAGGAGCTTCATTTACATGATTTGGCTGAACAGGGTCAAGAAAATACCTTAGTATTCATCGATCTCTCCATTCAAAAG CATGCTGGGTTTGGGTTTTCAGTGGATGGGAAGATCACATCTTCATTACCTAGAAAGTGCATATGCTGCGGTTCTTCATATATCACAGAT GTCATCTATGTGAAGCCTGGGTGTGAGGTTGATCTTGATGCACTAGTACTAGACACTATTCGGCTGTCTGCCTCAATCAAA GGGACATGCAAAGACTCGTGCGATAAGATAGAACCTATGATTATCCCAA ATTGGGAGGAACAGAAGAAGCCAAGTTTTAATATGGTTGATAAAAGATGGGCAAAATTGTTGGAGTTAAGAAAAA GTCTATATGCAGCAGCAACACAAAGGTTCTGCagatttaacaaataa